The DNA sequence ATACTGGAATGAATGGTCCTTTTTGGACGTTCTAATGGGAGATTAAATAACATTCCATCTGTAGAACTTCATCCATCGATCACTATAAGGGAAGAGTCGCGATAATGGGAGGTCGTTTAAAAGAGCGTTGACTGTATTTCAATAAGTAATACATGAATATAAAGAGAAATATACCAAGTAtttttcagttacaaatgttCGACATGTGAGCCTTTTGTTACACAGCAACTGTCTAAtctgttacaaaaattcgttccaTGCgccatgttattttttaaaatgagattgaGTCGAAGACACTGCTTATCAATCCCTGATGCTGAAAACACTATAAAAACCTCAAGAATTGTATTTGTGCAGCATTATGAATTATTGACAGTGTGATATTCTAAAATGTGTTGAATGAACTGGACTACAGATTAGataaatgaaatacaccgccagctcagtctattccagccgaggactgcagtttcgtgcttattagcactcatcagcccggcattggactgactgagctggagggggaaaacctcttaaggaagccaagagtgccaaacaaactggtagctaatacagaattagcactaaccagacgagtgaccgaagcaatggttcggttcaactcgaatattgaaggcaaggcaaggtatattcagtaagttaccgccctataaccacGGCTAAgacataaatacatgaaatacttggcttccttaagaggttttccccctccagctcagtcagtcctatgccgggctgagtgctaataagcacgaaactgcagtcctcggctggaattgactgagctggtggtgtatttcatgtatttctgccttagccctggctatagggcggtaacttactgaatatacagaTTAGATGTTTTTATATAGCAAAATGCTCTAACATTGAGCATTTGAAACTGAACGTTTTGCATAATGTGTTCACACATTATGCATATGTACAATTAAACtttattgggaaaaaatattaggtttattgTTCTTTAAATTCATGTATCACCTATTGTAAACatgcattaattttgaaaatattttttgaaatcggaTCCATCATTTGTGGTTACTCTgtagatttcatttttaatgtagACTATATTGCACAGATGCTTCTTTTGTCAAAATGAAGTGAAAATTGAAAACCATATTCTAGTATAGCTACCAACTCGGCCAATTTGTTTGGATGACCttaaatttttatatctttttcCAAATTCTTTCATCAAATAAAAATCTCCCGAATTTCATGAGGCCTGAAAATTACCTCAAACAGGAACTTTTGAAAATTAGAAGTTCTAATAATAAATCTcagaaataaagataaaatgtacaacaaaatagaataaataagcAATCCTGAAGCATAAAAATAGACTCGTGCCTCAGGACGGtggtgtttttaagaaataagatTGTTTTATCATTCCCATCTTTTGACAAAAAGAATCAGGAACAAGCAAAAACTTGCATATGAATTgatttccaattttaagaaaaaaaaaaaagtgttttaaagccttttttttaatgaacagtaaaataaataataatgcagAGTTTCTATCTGAAGAATATGTCAATCCGTTGATGgtgtttcaatttcatttttataactttataaaaCCATTTGTCTCAAAACCTCTTTACCTCAAATTTTCCAACCTTCCTATTAAGTTAAGTCATTATGAAACATTTCACAATACCAGCAAATatagatgaaataaaataaaaaaaaagcctttatacattttttttttaaattaacaaatcaAATCAGAGTCGATAAACGTGgttaatacattttgaaaaaatagagcaaaaaatactttaaaaaagttatagataagaaaataaaaaaaagtgtgaggagtcaaaattttcaataataaaaatgaattagcAATAATTCTAAATgcttacaaaaaattttaaaaaaggtggTTGTTTGATAAATTTCTGCAATTTAttggaaataaaacttttgattACCTGTCCAGCATCAACAACATAAATTAGCCAATCTGCTTTTTCCTCTTCAACTCTTTGCCTTATTGCAGCTAAATCTGATGTATCATAAGTAAAACCACCATCAGATTTCACAATAGTCATTGGCACATTAATTCCaggaacaaacaaaatttttctacCTTCATCTTCTATTAATACACCTAATTGGAAAAGGTTGAGgatataaaaacataaattataagTGTATTTGCTCAATTCAAACAAATAAAGCTAAGGTTTGTCATAAACGTAAGAATTCTATGTTTTGAAAAAGGATAAAAGTAGACCATTTTTGTTAAGTATTGTAAGGTTAAACTTCCTAGAAATATTAAATAGATGACTAAATTGCTACCAATAAAGTAGCAAAAATGTTCAtttgttcaaataaaataaattaaggcTTATTTCTGTTTAAAGTcatagcatttaaattttttttaacccaagTGCGGAACCTAAAGGGGGGAGTTAAGGAGCTCTAACTCCCCCCTTTGGATTCAaagttacatttaatatttagcagtgtagaattttttttctcgaaatatCCCAAATTTGCTATTAATCCTTCAGATTCAAATAGCCAAAAATATACTTACTCTCAGAAATCCCCTCAATCCCTCCCCCCCTAACACCTCATTCCAGATACTGCAGTAGTTTGCTTTCTGGGTACGATAGTGGATTAGTCTTCTTTGTGGTCTAGCTTCCTGTTATGACAAGTACAACAGAGAGACGTTTCCTGTGCTTACGTCGGATAAAAACTTACCTAAGATCGACTATAGCCCAAAACCGATGGAACAGTTTCGCCTTGGGGCATGTTCACAAAGAAAGGAATCTTTCTATAgacaatattataaaattattctgTGACAAGAAGAAACGCTGACTTTCTGTGAAAAATTGGTCTTAATGTtacaaataaagttaatttttttgattagtatagAGTCTATATTCACACTCTTCATTTAAACATAATACGGTTTCCTTTTGTTTCAGAATCGCTGATTTATACAGGGTAAacgatgtttttaaattttctattctaGCTCCCCACTTGGGAAGGGTCTCGATCCGCCACTGTTATAACTTTAGAGAGAAAATGTGGTGTATCGAACTAATTGAACTCCGCTATCATAATCGTAGTGACGTCAGAAGCCACTGGGGAAAAACATCCTCTCGGAACAGAGCAGATCGGAACGAACTCCGGAGATGTGCGCATTGGCGACACACTCTGTCTCGTACATAGTATTATGTATATAGTAAATGTAGCAATTAGAATAGTAAAGTCTAGTATTATAATGTCTGAATCATCAATAATCCATTACATGTTCCAGCGAGCATAGGTTCCCTAAAAGGAACCATAACAGAAATGCACTCCAacaaagagaaaagattttaacttaATACACAGAAGAATAAGTTTCGAATTTtacagatttagaaaaataaatttttagataaatttaaaattttaaaaatttatttcagtcaAATATACGAGCTACATCGTGGTATACATTTCTATTATAACCTTACCTCTTTCTTCAAGTTCTTTAACTAACGTTTTCATTCGTTCTTGGTAAAAAGATTCTCCTCTTGCAATAAGCGTAATGTCCAAAACTttgtaaattttttcaatttctgaaagtacaaatgaataagaaaatttcataaaacaacttcaaataaaacaaacaaatacatgattaaataatgtttaacaGTTTCTAACCCTCTAATTAATTCTAtacaaaatacaatataaaagttGAAACAAATGTCAGTAAAGAAAGCTTTATTTGACTATCATAAGATTAGTGTTACAGAATAtaagttttttgtttaaaaatcaataaaaactcattaattcctatttttctttttctttttttgaaatattattagagcatttttcaattttagctcaAGAAACaattaaagtaaataaacatttgatGATAGTAAGatatttagtttatgtattcttttgaaaaaacaatatttttaatgatatcaaGAGATTTTTCACTTGTAAACATACTTTAAGATTTTTATGcattgaattaaattattttgttttgaatatttttttgaattaaaaaagaactttaataGCTACAGTGAAatgattttcaaatcaaaaaaaaaaaatatatatatatatatacatatatatatatataataataataataaaagtgaaaaatattgaaaagaccacaccaagagcccatagatgcgcaacgcagcaaaactaaaaagccaagtaaatataaaattaagcaaacagaattacaaatattaaacaaattataataacaaatgatgacaaaaggaaaaatgcaaacagctattaagtaggaatagataaagagtgaatccagagctcatcagccgtggaggattcattagttatggtcaaaagaccaaaattttaactataaactagaaaagaatgtttaagctccagtacatgtaatatagagtaacaatgggcaaacgcaccacttgctaagctaaaaaaaataaactagagctatatacatatatatatatatatatataattatatatatatatagatatatcaTGCAATAAGAAGACAGGTTCttgattttctgcagaaattatCAGCAACTTAACCAGAGAAAATGTTTCCCATTCTTCAAAATGTTTAcatacttgaatttaaaaattttagaattaccTTTTGCTGTTATATCACATATTTGTTTCCAAGCTTTCATCATATCAGGTTCATATTTCTGTAGTTGCACTACGCAGGAATAtgcttttttcttaaattcttcaTCAGTATCAAACCTCAGCTTTGATtccttaataaaaaataaataaaaagtaaataaataaaaataaaatatacaaatgaataaaaaaataaaaaagtatatttttaaaagttttatcataCAATGCTAGGAATAAAGATTTGTTTCAAAGATTAACAAACAaataagatataaaataaaaactaatcaaataataatgttgcagaacatatcaattattttttatttataaaagagaAAGGCAAATTCAACGTAAAAcattaagaacaaaaacaaaaatcagtTGTTTTAAGTTGCAATAAACAGTTTTGGGATTTGTGAAAGAGTAAAAAACcttaagtttttttcaaatgcttttcttCAGCAGAACTCAAATTTTTCAACCTCTTTGTGGCAAATATGGATGTTTCAACCAAATTTTATAAAGTCAGAGTATTTTCATTCTGATTTATCATCTTCTTTTAATAGTTGTTTTTTCATCTTCAATTAATCCCTGTCTCACTGTGCGTTTAATTTAAAAAGCCACTTTTAGAAACGGTTCCTTACTGACGCTTCATAAATGCCACTAAGtgcaaataataaaacaaaagaaatcacATGTGGCACTACTTTATTGTACTCTGCATAAAATGAGTTCTTTTGGCTTCTGGAATCTACTGcacagaaatttaaagaaatcatttttatttgagAGTTTCTGTTCTTTAGCTATCAAATTTCAAGTcggcttcgaaaaaaaaaatgttgagttaAAAGAATTAAACTTCATAAATATGAAGGATAGTTAACAGAAAATTGAAGACCATTGGGTCGGGTctgaaaaaaaatcgagttataaTATTTGAGTTATCAGACTTGTGAGTGATTTGAGTTATCGTGAATTGACTGCACGTTTACACATTAATTACAATAAATGTCTTCAAAATTGTGCAtccaaaaattaactttaatatgaCAGCTAGTACAAGCTCAAACTTTTCTGGGCTATgtgtttcaagaataaaattagaAACTGCCAAATGTTCTGCATTTACTctgtaataaaataaagtttactACTATAGTATAAAATAAGACATTTCTGTTTCATCACTTCACGCTATTACACATATTATTAGCACTTGatgtatataaatatttcttttgcacTATTAATGATACTcctaatattcattaaaaaaaaaaaaaaaaaaaaaaaaaaaaaaaaaaaaaaaaaaaaaaaaaaaaaaaaacaagtacttgatctgtttttaaaataaactataattCACCTTGTAAAACTCTTGAAGATTTTTTATCGGTGGAACATTGTTTAAGTAATCAggaaatttttcttgtagatgagCTATTAACATTCCAAATTGAGTTCCCCAGTCACCAATGTGGTTAAGCCTCAGAACATCATTACCGGCAAATTCCAAAAGCCTGCAGATACTTTCTCCAATAATAGTAGACCTAAATGAACATACATTGacagtactttattttaaatattacgtGACATGCATTGATAAgtttaaacttaaattataaaacaagtgattacagtcaagtcccgacttacgcgagggatgcgttccaagacccctcgcgtaagtcgaaatttcacgttgtggaaaagggtatacgtaaaaacttttataaacatatccaattattttagacacttgtaaacaccacctcaaattgttaaaaaccatttctttactatacagtactgtttcttacataaaaatctgaatttttatttttattttaaatttaaaaagaaggttTTATTCAGCATAAAATGTTGctaggatgcacaaaatcaatattcAATGGACAAGAAAGACATACAATAAACCAGTATGGtgcgtacagtatgtagtaagaaaaagaaatgcactatagttttactgtacagtggATCCAGTAATGatgtttgtaacttaaaaaagtgaagatgatgattcatgctgcgtgatcaaaccgttattcttatatatttttaaatacacaatacagttgcttcactagttcttttataaccttTCCATGTGTGGCAacgcaacacccctcttcctggtttcttaaattcacaatacaagaacagtttccattttcataatttttacattttgctcaGATACTACTcgatgaacttttacggatttccttttcttgacttttaatttcccatatggaagattcactcatacctaattgtcgtgctaccttcgacgcatttgttcaagcacataatctgaAGTTTTTCTTTAACTGTCAGAAACACTACTTTCACTTTTTCTCTCTATATATTAACAAgttgaaacagcgctcttaggtgtcattctatttcaacaactttcacatttagaatgaaaaaaaggaaaatgagaagtaattatttgtataagcgatgtatcaGACTTGTacagtgtgggaacttccgctctcagtgatgctaaagagatgaAAGTCCATtaacgaaaaaacatttttagtagccaataacaaagccgatacggCCACcgtgattcccttccgaaaattttcgagtggctggcgaggaattcgcgttatgttgaaaattctttactggtgaaaaaaacttgcgttatagccatttcgcgtaaatcggatcgcgttgtagcgggagtcgactgtatacacGATAAAACCAATCTTTTGCTATTGATATATCATGAAAACATGCAGCTACTATACTTgtttatagttggggcaaacctaacctggcagaatTGTGAAGGCGATGCAGATCCTACTCACAGCAATACGACGCTGCCAGGTcaagtttgccccaactatagttcgTCAAAGATAAAATTTCCTAGGTAAGTGATAAAATTTTTATGCTAAACAGTTGACAGCAATGGTCGCCAAACTTATATTGCGACTGAGGCAtaccatttaaataaaatttaaatgtacaatttACTTAAATGTATATTGAATGTAccatttaaatacagtaaaaccctgcTGTTGAAAGTGTAAAAACAggtcaataaatattttcaatccAAGTAAACTTTGATTCACTCAAATACTTACATTCCTAAAGCATAAAGGGGGCTCCTTGAATTGTAACTCTGAAACATCCGTGTGCAATTTGTTTTGCTTGTTTGAACATGATTGTTCCCCtgctattgattttttaaatataaaatttaatcagATTTTAACTTGACCGGATCAAGTTTTTATTACGCCGGTTAACCGGGAGCTTACTGTAGTTTAAAAACCAAATTGCTAGTAacagcaggggtgattgtgaattcatcaaaaaatacctgaaagttttaaagcgagaacgggggggggggggggggggggtaatctttggcccctattacttaagtgcacctttgccatagtattaaatagttctgcgtcaaaatattgtgtgtacatttggtgaaatttttaatgggttaaagttacttttgagctggtgttatacaaattatcttgacatttgtccatcttaagggataggtgtccatcttaaggctcttgcaggtatatttgatgagtattatataatttaaaaagattgcggaggtagggagataaaagcataacaaaaaaaaaaaagaaacacataattccggtattttcggacataaaaataccggaaatgcgtccgaaaataccggaaattcggtaaaataccggaacacaatcacccctgagtaaccgtaaataaatttcctaaatacataaaaagtaccATAGCAGGAAAGACAAAGACAagcattttacaattttatacaCAAGTATGAGTAACAATACCTACCTCAAATGACCCACATGCATTTCTTTTGCTACatttggagaagaaaaatcaaCAACAATTTTCCTCTTCTTGATTGGAGGTGGTTTCACTCCTTCATTAAGCAAGTGGGATATTCGTTTGCTCAGAAAGCTAGTTTTAACTTTGACATTGATGAATCCAGGTTTAGCGATTTCCAAACTCTCTATTGCTAAATCACAGGAAACATTTGCAACGATTTTCTGAGCACAATCCATGGGAGATACTTTGGCACCTTGCTGACGTAAAACCTGACAGTGAAGAGttgttttatcaattaaaaaaatatatttttattatcacAGACAcagtaaaatgaaacaaattttgcaGTGAAACTATGCATACATAGTCTTAGTACAAATAGTGGTTTttcttaaaatcaaataaaagaaaacaactcatctttttcaaaaaaaaaaaataccatggaaTAGACAATGTTAGAATGAAACACAAAAAAGGTATACAGTCGACCCTCGTTAATTCAaacaaacttaaacaaattactgcTAGACAAACTACTTTTACGATCCCTGTCCTATTCTATTTACACGTAAACCCTATTTATTGCTTTTTCGGATaagacaaattaattttaaaggtcCCTTTGAGTTTGTTTCAATGAGGTTCAACTATATTGTTCTTTTTAtgaatacagtgaaactttgGTAACTCGACACATGGATAAATCGTCAACCCTGGTAACTCGACTTTTATTTCTCTTATGGTTGGcccaatgctaatttcaatgggtGAAAACCTTTCTAACTTGTCACACATTTGCAGGaacccctataagtcaacattCAAATGCTATTCTAGACTAcaatttttgctaccaacattctttcatattgaccctttttcaaaattttacgcTGCAGTTTTTTGGTCAGTCAGCAATTCACTGAAAAGCTCTTTTAGAGAGTTCCATCTTCTAACCTGGGGAGTTAGCCAccacactctgtgctgttagtgcagtTCTACAAGGCTAGGAAAGGATAAATATACCTAGTTGAGTCCTCTAGAGAAAAAAGGCACCATGACAAGTTTTTAACACAAGTGTGAGAAGGACTTTTtccttaacactagaattacggaagGGGTCATTTCGACCCCAATCGAACTCTTTTTGCTAACTGCTAATCTGTGTTTTCATAAAAAGACTAATCCtttcttgacttttcctaaatcattgtgctgcataataataaaaaaaatttcaagaaaattgtaattcttttaaacccAAACTAAAGGGTTACAATTAAAATTGTGGgcaggtgtcattttgacccctttgagaaaaaaagaactgcGAATACACTTACTGgtgctgaaacagagcagaaactcaaaaatgtctCTTAGAACATATCATTTTAAGTTCTTAGAACACATCATTATTTAGAACATATATTATAACTTgaagcatttataatgtttttgtacataaaaggaaACATTAGCTTCTAgcttctgaaatgcaactgaaacagcacTGTTTTTTGGAAgggcattttaaactttaatatttcattatgtaCACAGAAAATctctaaattttataaaatcttaaTAAATGTAAGATAAACACTGAGGAAAATCAATGAAGATTTTCACGAATGGTATTAGCTTGAATCAACATTGATTCAAATCTATTAAAATTTTCGAGTGGGAGTGGTAAAATGACCAGCGTGCAAGTCTTCAACTGCACAGTATAAAATACATGAAGGGTTAAAAACAATGATAAGCACAAAATTATTTATGTCCACATGGTAGGATCacataataaacaaaaatgaGCTAGATTTATAGAAGCGGATGCAATTGGAAACTGAAATACGTAAAATACGAAAACTTACGCATCAGAGCCTAAAAAAGGTTACGTCCAATcagtaaaatttggtttttgtgtATGTTCTAGAACTCAAAATGGCCAACTGTCAGTTTCCTTGATTTGAGCATTTTTACTCAAAATCATAGTTTTCCATGCCAAATTTTGATCATGGTTGAATTCTATGACTTTCCAAGCGCATGGATATTCTGTATGTGATGATTATTATTTGTTAAGTTTAAAGTTACTAATAAAGGTACCACATTACAATTTAACTAGCAATGATTTATTGTCATAAATGATATGAATGATTCTGAGTAAATAGGAGGGAGGGGGCAGGTAAcgttaaataaaaatcaaatacagctttcaaatgatttctttaaatgatgaAAGTGAACCATTTAAGGTAGAATATAGATACAAATATGAAGAAATCTTTTAAGATTTTTAGAATTGATTTAACATGCAAGGTCTCAAAAATTCTTAATTGTTGGCCAAGATTAAGTAGATTTTTGCTATTTAAACACATAAGAACAAAACCTGAAGTAAAAAAGACTACATAATTAACAGCTTGCCTTCTAAAATCTTACTTGGATTTTCAATTACCAGAATATCTAAATCTATGtgtttgaagtaaaataaaattaaactaaataaatataatgatacTTGGAAATACAgacattaatttcataagatACAATATACAagctaatttattatattttcatgaaaagatGTGATTCTAACATTTTGAACACATAACATTTTTGTCGTAGAATTGCTTCAAAATCATAAACTAAAAGTTGTCTATGCAGaggaaaaaaagttagaaatcaaAATATCATCACATAACCTTTGCGAGTTAATGATATAAGTAATACAAAACTTGCCTGTGCTATATTCATAGCACTGTTACATtggtaatctccaaatttttcagaaGTACTCCTTGTCACACTGCAGGTAAAAGTTTTCAGTTctggaaaactttttttgatgCTTGATGTAaaaatgtcttgcaaaaaatttaatattgaacCTTCAAGAGCAACATTTTCAGTCAACTCCTCAGCatgctataaagaaaataaaaagatttttgaatattttacgcTATTGATTAAGagtatacaggggtgcccacatcCCCTAAGATCAGgacgcaccccctaaatattgcaaagacccccacctaaaaatgagaaaaatatccttcaaaacaccccctaaaaattttaatgcctgagggggggggggggtctgcgccatgacccccccccaggtgggcacccctggagtATAGAGCcttaaattttatcaataaataataaaatttatttaatctttatatGTAAATGGCaatttctgtatgtatgtatgtccattggaccgattttaaccattttttcaccatagatagctacattatcatgGAGCAACTTagactataatttattcctaaaaaacttagtttaaaaacgttatgatggaaaacagtaaatgtcatgtaattttcccattaaatgattaaatataaaacccattgttacgaaaattcgttgccttacaacagcaataataaaagtaatcataatgaaaatttttaatcaaggcttctccggagcaaacatgagctTAAAGTCATTTGAACATTTGAAAACTTTAccttttgcacacttagggaaacatagtaaagagcttttttttctcttttagtgtgtactatttaattaaataaagcgcatggTTTTTTAAGTGATCTTTgttaattcatattttggaaattcttcaaatttttatatgcttcaattcgtgctttcgtttctaaatgaatactcgtgcattctttat is a window from the Uloborus diversus isolate 005 chromosome 6, Udiv.v.3.1, whole genome shotgun sequence genome containing:
- the LOC129225317 gene encoding arginine--tRNA ligase, cytoplasmic-like; the encoded protein is MEKEIEKINNLDTLCQKISEEVSKIENNLDDLTADVPPEVAALMSENDKLEYRIRILKRHAEELTENVALEGSILNFLQDIFTSSIKKSFPELKTFTCSVTRSTSEKFGDYQCNSAMNIAQVLRQQGAKVSPMDCAQKIVANVSCDLAIESLEIAKPGFINVKVKTSFLSKRISHLLNEGVKPPPIKKRKIVVDFSSPNVAKEMHVGHLRSTIIGESICRLLEFAGNDVLRLNHIGDWGTQFGMLIAHLQEKFPDYLNNVPPIKNLQEFYKESKLRFDTDEEFKKKAYSCVVQLQKYEPDMMKAWKQICDITAKEIEKIYKVLDITLIARGESFYQERMKTLVKELEERGVLIEDEGRKILFVPGINVPMTIVKSDGGFTYDTSDLAAIRQRVEEEKADWLIYVVDAGQSLHLESVFAAARELGFCPPEVKTDHAAFGVVLGEDKKKFKTRSGDTVKLADLLEEGLQKSLLKLKEKKRDEVLSPEELKAAQEAVAYGCIKYADLSHNRSHDYVFSFDRMLDDRGNSAAYLLYSLVRIRSIARNVNVSESALKEAAKSTEIILEHPKELKLAKIISRFQEVIINVIEDLSLHTLCDYLYELSVVFSEFYDNCYIIEKDPTGQIKNINMSRLLLCDATASMMTTGFHILGLKPLEKM